The genomic segment ttagtgattaatttttacattttttatgacttagtccttataccttaattaatcattcaatcaaCAAAGTTATTGCACCGAAATTCAATATGACATTAatatagactcataaatattaaataataatatttactgacttgGTTATCAAAAAATGAGGTTTCGAAATCGTCATTTTTTAtaccactaaaaatgggctgaTATAGAGCCATTGAAGACATGGTAGTCTTTGGAGGGTTGAGTTGAGAGAAAGAAGAAGATGTAGTGTGTGTATGTAGGAAGTGTCCTGTGAGTTGTTGCATAGGCCATTTTATAGTGGGGGACAAGATTAACTACGTGTTTAGATGCTATTGACATTGAGATCTGATCTAGTTTCCTGACAATGACAATGATGTGACATTCTAAGATATGACGTCTTAAGACAGCTGGGTAATCAATAATTCTGAACTTCTCACGTGCATCCTATGTAAGTTCAATAAAGGTATGATGTTGTGTGAGGTTTGCTAGGTTTAGGTTTGCTTACGATAAAAAGTGAAGGTATAGTAGCTTAATTAATACACATGGCTTGCTAAGGGATCAACTTCATTGGAAGACACGTGTAGGGGTGTGCACTGTAggtataacaattttttttctgtaaaatagatcacaattatttttaaaaaaaattattatttattaatacgaaataattaagttaaatataaggttgatttttttaatttattcttcaaAATAGGCTTGCTTTGGCATGATGTTGGCTGGCCATTTGCAAACAAGGTAAGAAAAAACATAAACTTTGCTtctataacaaaaactcaatttaatattgAAACTCATGGTCAACTAttaggtttttgttttattttgtcgtGATTTTTTCATctccctaaaaaaaatttcattgtgGTTTAATATTTTAGGTAATAAGATTTCTTGAGTacctttcaatttcaaaattgaataaattatttttaagtatGCATTTCATGCACTccttttaaacataaaaataagtttGGCAAACATCTAATCACAGCTTATAAATGGAACAGTAATACATTAGGGAACCTAAACCTTAATGGAAGAAATATCAATCTCTATCAAGCTATCTTCTTCTCCATAAAAATCCAAAGCTATCTCTATCAGTCCTTCtctatcttcttcttcctcttcttcttcttcccatCTCCAACACCTCTTCTCCGACGAAACCCACTCTCTGATCACCGGAAACCCCATCTCCGAGAACAAGCTATCTGGTTCAGGTTCCGAGTAGCGACGCGACAACGAAGTGTACCTCTCAATACCACGATCCAAAGCTTCTTCTCCTTCATAATCTTCATAAATAACCTCTAACGGAGCTCTCACGTCCCACTCCACAAACCTTTCTTCGAAACTCATCTCTTTTGGTGAAGAACCTGTTTTTATTGCTTCAACAAGGCTTGTTTTTGCTATGGTTTCTGTTTGGATTCTTTGTATGGCACAACAAAGACGAAGGAGAGAAAGCAAGAGTGAAGCACTTAAaagtagaagaagagaaaattggAGATTAAGAGAAAAGCTTGGAGGGAAATAAAGAAGGATTAAAATGTAACAAGTGATAATACAAGAGAGAAAAGAAGGATCTGACTTTGTTTTCCAAATGGTAACAATTTCAATAGATTTCAAACACTCCCATGGATTCCATTTGCAATTCTTAATTTCTTCCATGAACGAAGACAAGCACTATGGCAAAGAAGAAAACTATGCTGAAGCAAATATCAAATAAAGAAGTTTAGTGGGCTGGTTATAAAGTGGATTgcgctttttctttttttctttttatttatgctTGGTTTTATTGTAGGTTACCtatattattttcaaagttttaacaTGGGTTTTTTTTGTTTACGTGTATGTTTTAATACTGCATCCAACACTATGATTATCAAGTGTTAGTAAAATATAAACGACTCAAGGAAGAAGTATTAGTATAGAGCATATAATGATTATAAAGCTTATTAGACGTGCAAAAATTCTAACCACCAACTCCAGACATGTATGCCACTTACTTGCAACCATGAGATAACCTGAAGAGAAATATTTAAAGTCGATGAATCCCtcaccaaaattaaaaatttttgccGGTAACATTTTAATTCTACAAACGACAGGGCAACCGAGTCCGACAAGCTGTTTTAAGTTTCAATTGCTAATTTGGTGTATTGTTTTCACAATTAAGACCTTTATATACTAGCTTTTTTATGCATGCATTGCACGGAATTATTATATGTAtaccataaaatttattttaaagatatattataattttaaaaattattttagaaaaaattgaaatctatgaaagaaaaaaatataaacaattttaAGAAAAAGTATATTGTGTTTAAAcagttttattcttaattttttattttaattaatttttaccaaatttattttaattttgatcttcACACTTACACATTGAATAATATTTCAAGTGTGAAAATTAGAAAGTGTAAGTTGAATAATTTTCgcataataaattaataaaaacatttcatttttaacaaaCATCAAAAATGCTTGCGGTAATATAAAAGACACATTCCTAatgtgtatataatatattaGTTTACATACCCTTTAATTATATGAATTGATTGTACTTATATGGTTAATAGTATCCCTACAGCAGCGGTTGAGAAGGATGACCAGATTTGACAGAAGGGAGAAGAAAGGTCTATTTCTGAGGTTTCTGGAATCAACTTTTGCTCAGGCATCGCTTCATTTCCAAAACAGCTTTACCAAATAATCTCTGTGGGTTTTTTAATTGGGCCGAATTATGTTTTTTCAATTTGCACAAGCCCGAGGGAGTCCCTGTTCCCTGTTCCCTATGACTCTTTTAGTGCTTTATAATATTtcagctaattatttttaaaaaaaaaacacgaaaAATCAATCAGTCACTATTACAACATGGCTAAAGCATTAAAGATATCAATTAGAAAAAAActttatcaattaaaaaattttaattatattattgttaacaaatttaattaatttaaacacaatttaaatacaaCAAATGGAAACCACACTATTATTAAAGTCAATTTATTAATATGTCTGATACTCAATAATAGGATAAATAATTTAGAACTAAAAATTACCTTAAATTTTTCAATATGCCGCTTTAGATATGTAACGAATCAATTCGTGATGGTGTTGAAAACtttagttttagataaaattaattaagttaataaataattaaaatagaataagtACGAGTCAAGAGTGGATCGAGAAGGTCAAATTATTAAGTCTTATTGAATTAAATCGATTCTTGAAAATAGTACAGGAACTAAAGTGTATAATGATCAAATGGCTAGAAACTAATTTAAGAGTTGGTCACTGTATCATGATAAGTAATACCTATGTATAAGATTTGAGAAGTGATAGAGTTTTAATCAAACCACCATTATTGAAAGCTTAGAGAATTTGAATGTTTAAGTCTTGCATGGGTGAAGCTAGTTAGATTAGGAAACAACATGATAGAAATGTGTTAAATGATAGTGAATCAAGCTTGAATTAAGTAGTAATTGTTTGATAAATTACGttttattaaggattaaattgtaaaagatgaaaACTTTAGGATATGTTCATGAATAATGGTAATAGGAAGTCCTTGTACTATATTTATTAAGTTGGATCTAAATTCGATTGGATAAATTGTGCAATataaatgttttgaatattaaagTAGCGAaggaataaattaaattaaatgcattCATGTTTGATTTCGTTGAATTGTGTTGAATTATGTGATTAATGAAGTTTCTGTAATTGTATTATCGAACGTAGCCAAAGGCAATGCTGGAACTTCTAAggcaaaaggaaaagaaaagccaAACGTCGTTTAGCTTTTGCGTTTTGTGCTTCTATAATTCAATCTCGATTTGCTTtcgcaaattaattattttttatatttcatacgaCTATGAATTAAGGTAACGGTATCTTTTCCTTCTAACCTTTGAAATATGATTTTATCGTTAAAATTCaaattatgtgataaatattcaagattgttgataagctataaaattaacatattttaatctcattcttgatacgtttttggatgattaattatgtaaattagtgaatttgatgcttttaatcctttaaattcatgtttatatacTTAGGTAAGTATAAGAGAGTGAAAGGAGTGAAAAATGAGCTAAAATCGGACAAAAAAAACTATTTTCAGGatccacacgggctagccacacgcccatgtgccagccggTGTCGATTTCGCAACCTACTTCCCAAATACGCAGAAAAACTCAATTTTCAGGCTTTTtcagcattctaaagtctataaataccttttagaagaagacctaagggggcaatcagagaagatcgaagaaaacacttgAAGAACACCATTAAAATCAACTCGGAAGCAGATCTCCttcaagatcgaagatctccttttaatttgttttgaagttttattgagtttttttatgtcttgtggttattctgactttgagatattttcattcaggattatgaactaaattccctagatacctagggaagatgaaacctatgatgaatcttattatttgatttctgatttacatgataaatacttgattcttgttcttaattatgtatgcttatttcttgttttaatatttctaggatattaattcatgtttaatatgcttATTTCAACGGAGGAAAAGTATCTGTTTAAGAGTAggtctagcataattgagtggaattgcatgtaatcctagaaataggatgacataaatctaccaaattagtgtcaaatctaatagaggaatccttagatcgagttaatgcgacgataggggttttaattagaaagagatttcaattaatcaacctagagtcagttattcttaccctcgaaagagatattaacataatttagggatttctacggatcaagacacaagtgaataaatcgtttaattcaaattcatgataatatgtgaagtctaggtggattcttttctgggtattgtctatctcattgattattattcgattatttcattgatttattctctgttgcgttcttacataaattagtttagtaattttagattaaaacacatcaCCCCAATTTGTCGGCTAGATAATAAgaagacggtaattactagtacttttagtcctcgtggatactaTATTCCctgctcaccatagctatactattgttcggtaagtgcacttgcctttgacgtatttatagttagtttaatgaccatcaagtttttggcaccgttgtcggggactaaaatattaggaacacttgatttctataaatttagccatttatttttattgcactttatttttgtttttagtttaatttttatattctaatttttcttttgtttgcttctAGCAGGTTCCTTTATTGAGGAGATGACACTAAATTATTATcagtggtgtaacaccccttacccgtattcgacgctagattagggtacgaggcattattgaAACATGCActtgtaaacatattaaatcgagtaataaaatttcattaattattaaatactttcaaattattaacatgcttttatagtTCTTCACaatataaataatgcaacatttcCTACCAACACAATCGAgattccgataatcatttcaatacaTCTAATAATTgtcatattaccaataataattcaattacaGTAATAAATCACATatctatataatattcattaccataTAGCATTCTCtccaattaaaattatacaaaatatagttcatacgaacttaccaggctaaattgtagaaataccaaaatttagggacattttggtaattttatattttctcgaatttccacccaatcttgatctaaattaatatttcattcaatttactaatttaaataataaaataattcatgaacaatttggtcactttgacatttttacaaatttacccttaaagtttcacatttgttcaatttag from the Gossypium hirsutum isolate 1008001.06 chromosome D09, Gossypium_hirsutum_v2.1, whole genome shotgun sequence genome contains:
- the LOC107892947 gene encoding uncharacterized protein, whose amino-acid sequence is MEEIKNCKWNPWECLKSIEIVTIWKTKSDPSFLSCIITCYILILLYFPPSFSLNLQFSLLLLLSASLLLSLLRLCCAIQRIQTETIAKTSLVEAIKTGSSPKEMSFEERFVEWDVRAPLEVIYEDYEGEEALDRGIERYTSLSRRYSEPEPDSLFSEMGFPVIREWVSSEKRCWRWEEEEEEEEDREGLIEIALDFYGEEDSLIEIDISSIKV